A portion of the Bacteroides faecium genome contains these proteins:
- a CDS encoding RagB/SusD family nutrient uptake outer membrane protein codes for MKYIALLHIGAISAICLIMTSCNSFLDEMPDNRTELTTEESITKILVSAYPETTNCHIGEFYSDNIDENSKAYSYLFRLNEHLYRWQQTTEEDQDSPHALWEACYNAISSANQALQAIEEMGNPTSLSAQKGEALVCRAYGHFLLVTTFCKAYSTTSGQDLGIPYIEKPETTVNPQYSRGNVAEVYKKIANDLKEGLPLIDDNIYSRAKYHFNKKAAYAFAARFYLYYMQQDYSNCQKVIEYANIILGNNASRHLRDWAALGSLSPNKDIQPNAYVDADNQANLLVITAASYWPMVADPGYISCEAYCNNEITASENCKSEGPWGDQTSYQQTPFAPSSSIKNGFRRLAIYRQFTVSGDSWSGNMMYPPFTTDETLLCRAEAYALLKRYDEAAEDIDAWQKAFTTNTETLTKESINDFYAGLPYYQPENPTVKKELHPDFIVENGMQENLIHCILHARRLLTLEEGLRWQDIKRYGIVIYRRYFEGYTLVRITDKMEVNDPRRAVQLPTSVITAGMEPNPRNN; via the coding sequence ATGAAATATATCGCACTTTTACATATAGGAGCTATATCGGCTATTTGCCTGATAATGACCTCTTGCAACAGCTTCTTGGATGAAATGCCAGACAACCGGACTGAACTAACAACGGAAGAAAGCATCACAAAAATACTGGTATCAGCCTATCCCGAAACAACCAATTGCCACATCGGAGAATTTTATAGTGACAATATAGATGAGAATAGCAAGGCATACAGTTATCTTTTCCGGTTGAACGAGCATCTTTATCGCTGGCAACAAACGACCGAAGAAGATCAAGACTCACCTCATGCATTATGGGAAGCCTGCTATAATGCCATCTCATCCGCCAACCAAGCTCTACAAGCAATAGAAGAAATGGGCAATCCCACTTCATTATCTGCACAAAAAGGAGAGGCACTAGTATGCCGTGCGTATGGCCATTTTTTATTAGTTACTACATTCTGCAAAGCATACAGCACTACTTCCGGACAAGATTTGGGCATCCCATATATAGAGAAGCCCGAGACTACTGTCAATCCTCAATATTCCCGTGGGAATGTAGCTGAAGTTTACAAAAAAATAGCAAATGATCTGAAAGAAGGACTACCTTTGATTGATGATAACATTTACTCCAGAGCAAAATATCATTTCAATAAAAAAGCAGCTTATGCATTTGCGGCACGCTTCTACCTTTATTATATGCAGCAGGATTATTCCAATTGCCAGAAAGTTATCGAATATGCAAATATAATATTAGGCAACAATGCTTCTCGGCATCTGAGAGACTGGGCAGCTTTAGGATCTTTATCTCCCAATAAAGACATACAGCCCAACGCTTATGTAGATGCAGATAATCAAGCCAATTTATTGGTGATAACAGCCGCCTCTTATTGGCCTATGGTAGCAGATCCCGGTTATATTTCCTGCGAAGCATACTGTAATAATGAGATAACAGCTTCAGAAAATTGTAAATCTGAAGGTCCGTGGGGAGATCAGACCAGTTACCAACAAACTCCATTCGCCCCCAGTAGCTCTATCAAAAATGGTTTCCGCCGCCTGGCCATATACAGGCAATTCACGGTATCAGGTGATAGCTGGTCAGGAAATATGATGTATCCGCCTTTTACCACCGATGAAACATTACTGTGTCGTGCAGAAGCCTACGCACTACTGAAACGTTATGATGAAGCAGCGGAAGATATTGATGCCTGGCAAAAAGCTTTCACAACCAATACTGAAACTTTAACCAAAGAATCAATCAATGACTTCTATGCCGGATTACCCTATTATCAGCCGGAAAATCCAACTGTAAAAAAAGAACTGCATCCAGACTTTATTGTTGAAAATGGCATGCAGGAAAACCTCATCCACTGTATCTTACATGCCAGACGCCTTCTTACACTAGAAGAAGGGCTTCGGTGGCAAGATATAAAACGTTACGGCATTGTCATTTACCGTCGTTATTTCGAGGGTTACACATTAGTGAGAATTACAGATAAAATGGAGGTTAATGATCCGAGACGTGCAGTACAGCTACCTACCAGCGTTATCACAGCCGGCATGGAACCAAATCCCAGAAATAACTAA
- a CDS encoding zinc-binding metallopeptidase: MKRHYYIYSLIIILTCVLGSCNNDEDVDRAHSIFSTEEVERAMFDKWILNNYTNTYNIELKYRMEDNESDMSHVLIPADYTKSVILAKIVKHVWLEAYDEITGNPQFLCQYVPRTIHFIGSPAYEDNGTMVLGTAEGGMKITLYSVNDINPEYIDMNILNEYYFETMHHEFAHILHQTKNYDPAFDRITENAYIGGDWYMSNTKEAWKQGFVTPYAMSESREDFVENIAMYVTNTAAYWNDMLDNAGTQGRALIQQKFDIVYNYMEQTWGINLDDLRETVLRRQNEIADGKVDLSVIE, from the coding sequence ATGAAAAGACATTATTATATATATAGTTTAATAATAATTCTGACCTGTGTATTGGGAAGTTGTAACAATGATGAAGATGTAGACAGAGCACACAGTATCTTCTCAACGGAAGAAGTAGAGCGTGCGATGTTTGACAAATGGATACTAAACAACTATACCAATACTTATAATATAGAATTAAAATATCGCATGGAAGATAATGAAAGCGATATGAGTCATGTGCTGATACCGGCAGATTATACAAAATCCGTCATTTTAGCAAAAATTGTCAAGCATGTATGGTTGGAAGCTTATGACGAAATCACGGGTAATCCCCAATTTTTATGCCAATATGTTCCACGGACCATTCACTTTATCGGTTCACCCGCTTACGAAGATAACGGAACAATGGTACTGGGAACCGCAGAGGGTGGAATGAAAATCACCCTTTATAGCGTAAATGACATCAACCCGGAATATATTGACATGAATATACTAAACGAATACTATTTTGAAACCATGCATCACGAATTTGCACATATCCTTCACCAAACGAAAAATTACGACCCCGCATTCGACCGCATAACGGAAAATGCTTATATCGGCGGCGACTGGTATATGAGCAACACCAAGGAAGCATGGAAACAAGGTTTTGTCACACCCTACGCCATGAGTGAATCACGTGAGGATTTTGTAGAAAATATTGCAATGTATGTTACCAATACAGCTGCTTACTGGAATGATATGCTTGATAATGCCGGAACACAAGGCAGAGCCCTTATACAACAGAAGTTTGACATTGTATATAATTATATGGAACAAACTTGGGGGATTAATCTGGATGATTTACGTGAAACCGTTCTACGCCGCCAGAATGAGATAGCTGACGGCAAAGTAGATTTAAGTGTCATTGAATAA
- a CDS encoding DUF4302 domain-containing protein has protein sequence MKKYLSICMLLALVSIGLQSCLFSEEDIFDESSANRATADVAKCREILKEAPNGWKLEYYVGSNYSSGAITFLMNFDGKQAQIACEGGTDDYIPGEKVTSLYQVKTEQSTMLTFDAYNPLLHSFSAPLGMNMNLEGDYEFIILEASPEKIILQGKKYKNIMEMTPLPEDEPWATYLKNIVKIEKDAFLNTYNLKRGEEILKVFKRAPGTLSIFDVYNTNEEETGESLAYIYTDKGFKLRTPYVVNNVSVQHFTWNTLTRKFTCTDEGATDVTLNEFYPEGYFQYKDFIGDYILGFNSYMTGSGYTEVTITPLVEGETYKLSLPLTYFRTYIDVILKYDRGSGQIILDSQDLGLNSQFQYYFAIAAGTEGYAHPEISIISRLRNGLISKVESTEPFGFYLVDKMTQTNSALMVWAYSSDQYSESTMAGYIEYFRYLMMKKKTEEEQ, from the coding sequence ATGAAGAAATATCTATCAATATGTATGCTATTGGCATTGGTAAGTATCGGATTGCAGTCCTGTCTTTTCTCCGAAGAGGATATATTCGATGAATCATCTGCCAATAGAGCCACTGCTGATGTCGCTAAATGCCGGGAGATTCTGAAAGAAGCCCCCAACGGCTGGAAACTTGAATATTATGTGGGTAGTAATTATTCTTCGGGAGCAATCACTTTCCTCATGAATTTCGACGGGAAGCAAGCACAGATTGCTTGTGAAGGAGGTACAGACGACTATATACCCGGTGAAAAAGTCACTTCGCTCTATCAAGTAAAAACAGAACAAAGTACCATGCTTACTTTTGACGCATACAATCCCTTGCTTCACTCATTTTCTGCTCCTTTGGGAATGAATATGAATCTGGAAGGTGATTATGAATTTATCATATTAGAAGCATCTCCTGAGAAAATAATCCTACAAGGCAAGAAGTACAAAAACATCATGGAAATGACTCCGTTGCCTGAAGATGAGCCTTGGGCAACTTATCTCAAAAATATAGTAAAGATTGAAAAGGATGCATTCCTGAATACTTACAATCTAAAAAGAGGAGAAGAGATACTAAAAGTATTCAAAAGGGCTCCCGGTACATTAAGCATATTTGATGTATATAATACTAATGAGGAAGAAACAGGAGAATCATTAGCTTACATCTACACAGATAAAGGGTTCAAATTACGAACCCCTTACGTGGTCAACAATGTATCCGTTCAGCATTTTACATGGAATACGCTAACCCGAAAATTCACCTGTACAGACGAAGGAGCCACCGACGTGACCCTTAACGAATTCTATCCGGAAGGCTATTTCCAATATAAAGACTTTATCGGAGACTATATACTAGGATTCAACAGTTACATGACGGGAAGTGGATACACAGAAGTGACAATTACTCCTTTAGTTGAAGGAGAAACCTACAAACTCTCGCTACCACTAACTTATTTCAGAACTTATATTGACGTTATCCTTAAATATGACAGAGGAAGCGGACAAATAATACTCGACTCGCAGGATCTCGGATTAAACTCCCAATTTCAATATTATTTCGCTATTGCTGCCGGGACGGAAGGTTATGCGCATCCGGAAATAAGTATAATCTCCCGATTGCGTAACGGACTCATCAGCAAAGTAGAAAGTACGGAACCTTTCGGCTTCTATCTTGTAGACAAGATGACGCAAACGAACTCAGCTCTTATGGTCTGGGCGTATTCATCCGACCAATATTCAGAAAGCACAATGGCCGGCTATATTGAATACTTCAGATATCTTATGATGAAAAAGAAAACAGAGGAAGAACAATAG
- a CDS encoding BACON domain-containing protein — protein sequence MKKIYFNILFIVLCATMITGCDSEENTPISDLQILASEINMDATGGKGYVELSSSKTISARLTDADWCTIEEITDNKITFDTKPNYGYSGRSAQLIITDGIKEEKLTVMQSGAVFVFEDSKWVQRVTNDETTLHVKQYGSFPCIVNIPEEARNWLSYKEDDNGKGGTFIITKNTSNNIRAAKITVTNGNRNFEYQILQYEVNDFMGTWNGQYTDDFQKYYSLKNVTITKEEDGTYSVANLVNGQPYTLKGIAENNTLTFEAGQYLGKLYDVLYLGLVIQDPQGGMQEASYKIGLGPVILTDGTIGLMFDDTLGEYPSIAFYFMAYIDEFFDEAYGAAYIFANCILYK from the coding sequence ATGAAAAAGATATATTTCAACATATTATTCATCGTCCTTTGTGCGACAATGATAACAGGATGCGATAGTGAAGAAAACACTCCGATATCCGATCTGCAAATTCTGGCATCCGAAATAAATATGGATGCTACAGGTGGCAAAGGGTATGTAGAACTCAGTTCCTCAAAAACAATCAGTGCTCGGTTGACAGACGCGGACTGGTGTACTATTGAAGAAATCACTGATAATAAGATTACTTTCGACACCAAGCCCAACTACGGTTACTCCGGTCGTTCAGCCCAACTGATTATTACTGACGGAATCAAAGAAGAAAAGCTTACCGTGATGCAATCCGGAGCTGTTTTCGTTTTTGAAGACAGTAAATGGGTGCAGCGTGTAACAAACGACGAGACAACTCTGCATGTAAAACAATACGGTTCTTTTCCTTGTATCGTAAACATACCGGAAGAAGCCCGGAACTGGTTATCATATAAGGAAGACGACAATGGTAAAGGAGGAACATTTATAATAACTAAGAATACTTCCAATAATATCCGTGCCGCCAAAATTACGGTAACCAATGGTAACCGCAATTTCGAATATCAAATACTTCAATATGAAGTCAATGATTTTATGGGAACCTGGAATGGGCAGTACACTGATGATTTTCAGAAATACTATAGTTTGAAGAATGTAACAATTACCAAAGAAGAAGACGGCACTTATTCTGTAGCAAACTTAGTCAACGGACAACCTTATACACTGAAAGGAATAGCAGAAAATAATACATTAACATTTGAAGCCGGCCAATATCTCGGAAAATTATATGATGTACTTTATCTAGGTTTGGTTATACAAGATCCTCAAGGTGGAATGCAGGAAGCTAGCTACAAAATCGGACTTGGTCCTGTAATCTTAACAGACGGAACAATCGGCTTAATGTTTGACGACACATTAGGAGAATATCCTTCAATCGCTTTTTATTTTATGGCATACATTGATGAATTCTTTGACGAAGCCTACGGAGCAGCATACATATTCGCAAACTGTATACTATACAAATAG
- a CDS encoding fimbrillin family protein: MRKDLLLLGIAVTSLTGLSGCGSDDENTTWGVSAPDAAITVSLPSDFAWNNDSKVGLYCAQAYDNGAVGVNNKAIAITSGVGTSNAGLANAIKPGEGTNKLYAYYPYSEALGENPAKVKVTIPVLQKQNMLNPTQSTNEYSFFYGTQTASAVDANPMPVNIAMKNLFCVLEFNIGTTAFGVGKQLSEITVSTDDAKLAGDFGVNLTADKVVADAVPDASYTSASSITLKMEGTAGTLAATPIKARIAMNPVQLEGKQLKITVKLGNDLWEFKEDGRNYLANKVYSIDLNLTDPPLNLNEKGYANSYMVAQPNTAYKFDAKIQGNGKATTGITPASINPKDVFIVWESSSIQNGVIKDVKLSADGFVTFTTSGNIGGNALIAVTDGIPTEEFPKGTILWSWHIWSIDYDISQDVNVTNSDGVGFHFMNINLGALSSTPDESGYGLKYQWGRKDPFYFDGIPAGGEVTTGFVTEPMYGWQSSSYSPEEGGADLSLYYSAVFPTAFFKSGYGTSNDWYGVGEGVENRNNNLWGNPENKLGTKSIYDPCPVGYRVPPQAACKSFSNPNYKNFGCTFKGAEGLFFIGAGYLLHSSGGISGKGYGDQYTLRYWTTNTKDTDAISYRYDPPVSSPSPYFNINQQTQRAQGSTVRCIRE, encoded by the coding sequence ATGAGAAAAGACTTACTATTATTAGGAATTGCTGTCACTTCACTGACCGGACTATCAGGTTGTGGTAGTGACGATGAGAACACAACATGGGGTGTATCTGCACCCGACGCCGCAATCACTGTCTCTTTACCTTCTGACTTTGCATGGAACAATGACTCAAAGGTAGGGCTTTACTGTGCACAAGCTTATGACAATGGCGCAGTTGGAGTGAACAACAAAGCCATAGCTATAACGAGTGGAGTCGGTACAAGCAACGCTGGATTAGCCAATGCTATAAAACCGGGTGAGGGAACGAACAAACTTTATGCATATTATCCTTACAGCGAAGCATTGGGAGAAAATCCCGCTAAAGTAAAGGTTACTATTCCAGTACTTCAAAAGCAGAATATGCTCAATCCTACCCAAAGCACAAATGAATATTCATTCTTTTACGGAACACAGACAGCATCTGCGGTTGACGCCAATCCAATGCCTGTAAATATTGCAATGAAAAATTTATTCTGTGTATTGGAATTCAATATAGGCACAACTGCATTTGGAGTAGGCAAGCAACTATCCGAAATCACAGTATCGACTGACGACGCCAAGTTGGCTGGTGATTTCGGAGTAAATCTGACAGCAGATAAGGTTGTCGCAGATGCCGTACCCGATGCTTCCTACACTTCTGCCAGTTCTATCACATTAAAAATGGAAGGAACAGCAGGAACATTGGCTGCAACTCCTATCAAAGCGCGTATTGCAATGAATCCGGTACAGTTAGAAGGCAAACAACTGAAAATCACCGTCAAGCTAGGAAATGATTTATGGGAATTCAAAGAAGACGGACGCAACTATTTGGCTAACAAAGTATACTCTATTGATCTAAATCTGACAGATCCGCCACTAAATCTGAATGAAAAGGGATATGCAAATAGTTATATGGTAGCCCAACCTAATACCGCATACAAATTTGACGCAAAAATACAGGGAAATGGCAAAGCGACCACTGGCATAACACCGGCGTCTATCAATCCAAAAGACGTCTTTATCGTGTGGGAATCCAGTTCTATACAGAATGGAGTTATCAAAGACGTAAAACTATCAGCAGATGGATTTGTTACCTTCACTACCTCTGGTAATATTGGCGGAAATGCTCTGATCGCTGTTACCGATGGCATACCGACTGAAGAATTCCCCAAAGGAACCATTTTATGGAGTTGGCATATCTGGAGTATCGACTATGATATCTCACAAGATGTAAATGTAACAAATTCTGATGGAGTTGGATTCCATTTCATGAATATTAATTTAGGTGCGCTAAGTAGTACTCCAGACGAAAGTGGATATGGCCTAAAATACCAATGGGGACGCAAAGACCCATTCTATTTCGACGGAATTCCTGCAGGTGGAGAGGTAACAACCGGATTTGTAACTGAGCCAATGTATGGTTGGCAATCTAGCTCATACTCCCCCGAGGAAGGAGGAGCGGATTTATCATTATATTATTCGGCCGTATTCCCAACAGCTTTCTTCAAAAGTGGATATGGAACAAGCAACGACTGGTATGGTGTCGGTGAAGGTGTAGAAAACAGAAATAATAACTTATGGGGAAATCCTGAAAATAAATTAGGTACAAAATCTATCTATGATCCCTGTCCGGTAGGTTATCGAGTACCACCACAAGCCGCATGCAAAAGTTTCTCAAATCCTAATTATAAAAACTTCGGTTGTACATTTAAAGGTGCAGAAGGACTTTTCTTTATAGGGGCCGGCTATTTACTCCATAGTAGTGGGGGCATATCAGGAAAAGGTTATGGGGATCAATACACATTAAGATACTGGACAACCAACACAAAAGATACAGACGCTATATCTTATAGATACGATCCTCCTGTATCAAGTCCCAGTCCATATTTCAATATCAATCAACAAACACAACGAGCACAAGGTAGTACCGTACGTTGTATCCGTGAATAA
- the rnr gene encoding ribonuclease R, translated as MAKKKEKKEKKAGKRMSKKELAALLIDFFHAKPNETLSMKYIFSELRLTTHPQKMLCVDILHDLLDDDYISEIEKGKFRLNSHGTEMTGTFQRKSNGKNSFIPEEGGDPIFVAERNSAHAMNNDKVKITFYAKRKNREAEGEVIEILERANDTFVGTLEVAKSYAFLVTENRTLANDIFIPKDKLKGGKTGDKAIVKVTEWPDKAKNPIGQVIDILGQAGDNTTEMHAILAEFGLPYVYPKSVETAADKIPAEISAEEIARREDFRKITTFTIDPKDAKDFDDALSIRKLKDGLWEVGVHIADVTHYVKEGGIIDKEAEKRATSVYLVDRTIPMLPERLCNFICSLRPNEEKLAFSVIFDITEKGEVKDSRIVHTVINSDRRFTYEEAQQIIETKEGDFKEEVLMLDTIAKALRERRFTAGAINFDRYEVKFEIDEKGKPISVYFKESKDANKLVEEFMLLANRTVAEKVGRVPKNKKAKVLPYRIHDLPDPEKLENLSHFIARFGYKVRTSGTKTDISKSINHLLDDIHGKKEENLIETVSIRAMQKARYSTHNIGHYGLAFDYYTHFTSPIRRFPDMMVHRLVTKYMDGGRSVSEAKYEDLCDHSSNMEQIAANAERASIKYKQVEFMSERLGQIYDGVISGVTEWGLYVELNENKCEGLVPVRDLDDDYYEFDEKNYCLCGRRKNKIYSLGDAITVRVARANLEKKQLDFELIEK; from the coding sequence ATGGCGAAAAAGAAAGAAAAGAAAGAGAAAAAAGCCGGCAAGAGAATGAGTAAGAAAGAGCTGGCAGCGTTGTTAATAGACTTTTTCCATGCCAAACCCAATGAGACTCTAAGCATGAAATATATTTTCTCGGAATTGCGTCTCACCACCCATCCCCAGAAAATGCTATGCGTCGATATACTGCATGACCTTTTAGATGACGATTATATCAGTGAAATAGAAAAAGGAAAGTTCCGCCTGAACAGTCACGGAACAGAAATGACAGGTACTTTCCAACGGAAGAGCAACGGTAAGAACTCGTTTATTCCCGAAGAAGGGGGCGACCCGATATTCGTGGCCGAACGTAATTCCGCACATGCGATGAATAACGATAAGGTAAAGATAACCTTCTATGCCAAACGGAAGAACAGAGAAGCCGAAGGAGAAGTCATTGAAATACTGGAACGTGCCAACGACACTTTCGTCGGAACGCTGGAAGTGGCTAAGTCATACGCATTCCTGGTGACGGAGAACCGTACGCTAGCCAATGACATCTTCATCCCGAAAGATAAGCTGAAAGGTGGAAAGACCGGAGACAAGGCAATCGTAAAAGTCACCGAATGGCCGGACAAGGCAAAAAATCCTATCGGGCAAGTAATAGATATATTAGGGCAGGCTGGTGACAACACCACAGAGATGCACGCCATTCTCGCAGAGTTCGGTTTACCTTATGTATATCCGAAATCAGTAGAAACGGCAGCCGACAAAATTCCTGCCGAAATCTCTGCCGAAGAGATTGCCAGACGCGAGGACTTCCGCAAGATTACCACTTTTACCATCGACCCGAAAGACGCCAAAGACTTCGACGACGCACTCTCTATCCGTAAACTTAAAGACGGCCTATGGGAAGTAGGCGTACATATCGCCGACGTGACGCACTACGTGAAAGAAGGCGGAATCATCGACAAGGAAGCTGAGAAACGTGCCACTTCCGTCTACCTCGTAGACCGTACCATCCCGATGCTTCCCGAACGCCTGTGCAACTTCATCTGTTCACTCCGTCCGAACGAAGAAAAGCTCGCATTCTCCGTCATCTTCGACATCACCGAAAAGGGAGAAGTCAAAGACTCACGCATCGTACATACAGTTATCAATTCCGACCGCCGCTTCACCTACGAAGAAGCGCAGCAGATTATTGAAACCAAAGAAGGCGACTTCAAAGAAGAAGTGCTCATGCTGGATACCATTGCGAAAGCACTTCGCGAGAGACGATTCACCGCGGGAGCCATCAACTTCGACCGTTACGAAGTGAAATTTGAAATCGACGAGAAAGGAAAACCTATCAGCGTTTATTTCAAAGAATCGAAAGACGCCAATAAGCTCGTTGAAGAATTCATGCTGCTTGCAAACAGAACCGTGGCAGAGAAAGTAGGCCGGGTACCCAAGAACAAGAAAGCCAAAGTACTTCCTTACCGTATCCACGACCTGCCCGACCCGGAAAAGCTGGAGAACCTGTCGCACTTCATCGCCCGCTTCGGTTATAAAGTACGTACGAGTGGGACAAAGACGGATATTTCAAAATCCATCAACCACCTGCTGGACGATATTCATGGAAAGAAAGAAGAGAACCTGATAGAAACCGTGTCCATCCGCGCTATGCAGAAAGCACGTTATTCTACACATAATATCGGTCACTACGGATTGGCATTCGATTACTATACGCACTTCACCTCGCCCATCCGCCGGTTCCCGGACATGATGGTACATCGGTTGGTAACTAAATACATGGACGGAGGACGCAGCGTATCCGAAGCCAAGTATGAAGACCTATGCGACCACAGTTCGAACATGGAACAAATAGCAGCCAATGCCGAGCGTGCTTCCATCAAATACAAACAAGTGGAATTCATGAGCGAACGACTGGGACAGATTTATGACGGCGTCATCTCCGGCGTAACCGAATGGGGGCTATACGTCGAACTGAACGAGAATAAATGCGAAGGTCTCGTACCTGTCCGCGATTTGGACGATGACTATTACGAATTCGACGAAAAGAACTACTGTCTCTGCGGACGTCGCAAAAATAAGATATACAGTTTGGGAGACGCTATCACCGTCCGTGTAGCACGTGCCAACCTGGAGAAGAAACAGCTCGACTTCGAATTAATTGAAAAATAA
- a CDS encoding pyridoxamine 5'-phosphate oxidase family protein yields MKTLIIEDKQRIESIILHCDACFVGIIDLEGNPYVVPMNFGYENGVIYLHSGPEGSKVEMLERNNHVCITFSLGHKLVYQHEKVACSYSMRSESAMCRGKVEFIEDMDEKRSALDIIMRHYTNNEFSYSDPAVRNVKVWKVPVDQMTGKVFGLRADEKP; encoded by the coding sequence ATGAAAACCCTTATTATTGAAGATAAACAACGAATCGAATCCATTATCCTTCACTGTGACGCCTGCTTTGTAGGCATCATAGACCTGGAAGGTAATCCATACGTAGTTCCGATGAACTTCGGTTATGAAAACGGCGTTATCTATCTCCACTCCGGCCCCGAAGGCAGCAAAGTGGAAATGCTGGAACGCAACAACCATGTCTGCATCACTTTCAGTCTCGGACACAAACTCGTCTACCAACACGAAAAAGTAGCTTGCAGCTACAGTATGCGTTCCGAAAGTGCTATGTGTCGCGGGAAAGTGGAGTTCATCGAGGATATGGACGAGAAACGCAGCGCATTGGACATCATCATGCGCCATTACACGAACAATGAATTCAGCTACTCCGACCCGGCTGTCCGCAATGTCAAAGTATGGAAAGTACCGGTAGACCAGATGACAGGAAAAGTCTTCGGTCTGCGAGCCGATGAAAAGCCATGA